The region atccaagcgtttcatcttttagtaatttaagccaaacgtttacaaacattacgaaacaaattcaagcgttttacctctttagcaatttaagccaaacgtttacaaacgttccgaaacaaatccaaacgtttcacctttttagcgattgaagccaaacatttacaaacgttacgaaacaaatccaaacgtttcacctttttagcgatttaagctaaacatttacaaacgtcacgaaacaaatccaagcttttcaccttttagcgatttaagccaaacgtttacaaaggttgttaaacaaatccaaatgtttcactttttaagcaatttaagccaaacgttcactactaaaaaacagacAATTCGCGACggacattagcgacggatatactttccgtcgctaaatgactcTTTTAGCGACCGACTTGGCGACGAATACTCATTCTGTTGCTGATTGTGCGTAGCGACGGATAATCCGTCGCTATTCCGTCACCAAATTGGAGGGACCTTGGCGGGAAGCCCTGGCGCCTATTTTTCCCTgccaattttagcgacggatagacaaatccgtcgctaacctCTGCAGTTGTCAAAACGCAGCGTTCTGGCAaagaaattagcgacggattgtaaCTATCCGTCGCTAACTTCTTTGCCAGAACGCTGCGTTTTATTTAGGTtaataattagcgacggatagttataatccgtcgctaattattaACCTAAATAAAACGCACGCCTTTCTTCCTCTGCCTTCAGCAGtttcaaacaaaaataaaatcctTTCATTTTCCGGCGAATCCTAACCGGCGAATCCTCTCATATTCCGGCATCCCCTATTTTCCTCCATTTTCGGCATCCATCTTCCTCACCGGCGGTTGCTCTAATTTTTGGCGTTTTTCATCTCCTCCTTTGCTCAACAGCCGCTGGTTTCGCCCTCCACCGCTTGCCGCCGCCTGCCGTCGCCTGCCGCCGCCTTCCGTCGTCGCCGCCGTCAATCAGCCGCCTCCGCCATTCCACTTAACCGGCCAGTCACAAAAGGttagttattttaattattttttgttaatttttattaacttttgtaaattaattaggctataattttgttagtttaattgttaGATTAAATAGTTTATATTAGATTAATTGTATAATAGgctaaataattatttgaataggttaattttttattttacgttgatttgttattaaattatttaatttaaattgtgatttattAGGCTAATTGATTGGTTAATTAGGTTAAATGGTTATTGAATttagattatttaattatgtttacttAGGTTAAATAATTGTTATATTAATGTTTAGGTTAAATAGTTATTACaatgtttaattatatttttttattttatttggttatttaattgtttaggttaattcattattaaaatatttaatttgatttttttattaggttacttaattgtttaattaggttaaatttttattttagatcatttagttatgtttaattttaggtcaattaattatcaaaaaaaaatttaggtcaattaattgttgaattagaataaatttgttggtttatgttattttattatgaaaatgtttaattagatatttttaatattaggtAAATCAATTGTTAAATTAGGCCAATTAATTGTTTACTGTGGATTGTATTTTGGTATGTGAATTGtaaatttgcttgcaggacttccctgaaaaatgggtgatgctcgtttttaggggaagtgctgtccaattttttttaaaaatatagatttattaattatataataaccaAATAGTGAAACTAATTGCGTAACAGGTTTGATAGCCGTCGGTTGGTTGCAGCGGTCTGACATTCCTTATCTTTCCTTTTTATctgttgcggttctgctctgcaacaagtaagtactgttattatttttttccatttataaTCAGTTAATTTATAAGCTGTTTAAACCTAAAAtgacctcgattttattcccaccgaataaaatcgtaaacctagccaTAGATTTCCCGTCTCGTGTGTTCAagcgattgaacgacacgggattgtacagtttgtacagttcgcaaaaaTGGTCCTCCCGTAGCTCGGTCACGAAattatatatgtctagtagcggtagaaaaatattcggttgttttccagcgtttgttctccgggtggatgtataTTATATGTtctgtaacgcttattcctcgcggaatatataattagcgttgcaccacatatactaaatatcgcactgaaggagaacgacgccggaaggctgccgaatattttctccgttgctaggcatatatcgtggccgagttaaggggcgctagttttgcgaatgggataggtccatacctttaaagcagtcaattacattgactttgctatttcCGAGCGATAACCCCTCCTAATTATCCGTGCTACAGTAATGGATACTGACCGAAGTTGGATGTATAAGCGGCTGCAGGGCGGGTTGCTATACCCAGGCTTTGACGAGCGCGTTCAggaatttgttaattttgcttTACGTCATCCCGCGTGTATGAGTGGGCCCGAGATTAAATGCCCCTATCTTAGGGCAAgatgtaaaaatacgagttatCGAGACGTCGAAACAGTGAAGTTGCACTTTCTGCAGAAAGGGTTTGTGGCAGATTATAAAGTGTGGGTTTTTCATGGGGAGGGAAATGTTTTAGATCCTCGTCCCGTTGCACAGATGCCGGAGTATGACGTTGACATGGAAAATGAGGATTATCCCGGCTTTTCAAGACGTGGtagaagaaaatcctctcatTGTTGCAACGGACGACAATTCGACATATTTAACTGATGACAACGGAGAAGCTGAAGAAGATGCGTCGTTCGTGCCTCCTGATGAAACAGAATCTGACTTTAtcgcatcctcatcagacgaagatgaaaTTGAAGAACTTTAGTAGCTTAGAgtattttatgtattaattagcatgtttcttaattataattatgtttcataattatttaaattgaattcaTATTTCTTAGTTATATGTTTCACGTATGTAGTGTTATAATGTGTTGTTTAGTTTTGGAACAATTAACATGACAATTAGTGCAAGTATGAGGGGTCAAGGCTCAGGCGGAGGCTCAGGCCGAGGATCAGGCCGAGGACGGGGGGACCCTACCAAGCCCGTTGAGGAGCAGCATCATGAGGAGGCTGGAGGACCTGTTCAGCCTTTGCAGGAGCGTGAGGCAGGCGAGCCCCCGGCCATTTTGGACAACCAGGGAAGGGCGATGGTTCGTCCGGACCCTAGCAGGTATGcttaaagtttttttaatttatgtgatttttaGTATGGAATTAATATGTATGTAAAGTAAATTATGCTTATTAAATCACAGGACACTGTTGCTGGACTCTGGGCCTGTTTCTCGGGCTACCCGGGATATTTTCAGGCAGTGCTGGTTCGAGACTGGATCAGCATGGCGCTTTCTGACAGCTGACCAGAGGGAGTTCTATTTTCAGGAATTTcaggtaattaaattttcagtttaatatatttaagtttTGATATTTGTGAAAATTCTAACTCAAAGCTCATGTCATTACTATTTGCAGAAAAAGTTCTGGTGGGATGACTCTGCGTACAGCGAGGAGGTAATCAGACGGGTCTTCATGACCCATGCAGCCACCCGGTACAAAGACAACATCCACAAGATGAGGAAAATGCAAAAGAAGCATACATCTGTGAATCAGGAGACCTGGGAAGCCTGGAATGCATTTTGGGACACAGAGAAGGAAAAGAAGAAGTCAGAGACAGCCCGGGCAAACCGGATGAGTGAGCCTGCGGGCCCCGGTTCTGGTCCTGTCCGCCATCCCGGGGGATCTCGCTCCGCTATCAAGCATATGGATGTGATGGTTTGTTTCTAATCAgtaattaaattacttaaataacgtatttgttttattttaatacttaatAAATCTGTATTTTTCTGATAGGCTAAGGAGCTCGGCCGGAAGCCGACTGCGACAGAGCTGTACAGTCGCCTTCATAAAACGAAGGCTGAGAAGAAACCGGTCGACAAGAGGGCTCAGGATATGACTGTAAGTCCTTATCatattaaaattctataagttGCGTATATAGGCTTAAGTGttgaatatattatacataaagTGTTAAACTGTATAGGCTTAACGTTTGTGTAATTAGAACTCAATATATTTGGTTGGTTGggttatatattgtaatttgcttgcaggacttccctgaaaaatgggtgatgctcatattacagaggaaatgctgccgaaatttccttaataattagaattatttataaagtgttatgtttttttatttgttataaaattaaactaatatgttttgtaattgttttgtacgTAGGACGCCATCGCTGAGAGGCTTGCTGCTGCGACACAGTCGCCGACCGGAGAGGGGATCACCTCGAGTCCTGTGGATGAGACGCAGATATTTATGGATATCaagggcgtcaacaagaagcaCCGGGTGTACGGCTTGGGTTCGGCTACCAGCAGGTATGTAGGCCCGAGTATCAGACCGCAGAGAGGCAGCTCTTCACGGACATCACAACAGGCAGATgaggaggtcgagcgccgtGTGCAGGCCGGCATCCAGGAGGGCCTGCGGCAGGTTGAGCAACGGTTGGCGGCGCAGCAGGCGAGCATGACACAGATGATACGTGATGAGATTGCAAGGATGATGCCGAATATCCCACCAGAGTATCAGCCACAGTTTCCCCCTCCTCCGCCAGACGGTGGCGACACTACAGATTTGTAGTTTcctgtttattttgttttctaaaaCATATTATGTACGATTTTTGTTTTTCAGACAACATAAAATGTAtactttgatattttattttatatatatacttttattcaGTTTCAATTAGGTGTAatctaaactaaaatttaattattgtatttAGCAGGTTTTAAACGTCAGCGAAACAGAAAAACAACGGAAAACGGCACAAATCTGCCAAAAAAACCAGCATTGCCGACGGATTTTTcaagtttagcgacggatttttccgtcgctaatttgggCCATTGGAGACAAACTCtcactttagcgacggaaaaggCCGTCGCTAATGGTCTTACTTAGCGACGgactaatccgtcgctaatatctcataatccgtcgccaattagtCTCAGATTTCGTCTCCAAATGAGACTAAATGGCGACGGATGTGgcaaatttggcgacggattatccgtcgctaaattttccACGGATTGGAAACACTGGTCGCTACTCGTTTAGCGACCATATTTGTTGCGACGGAATACATCCGTCgtcaatccgtcgctaaacactaGTAGCGACGGAATATAagggtttagcgacggatatttccgtcgctaaacccctgttttttagtagtggtttagtaacgttacaaaaaaaatctaagtgtttcacctttttagcaatttaagccaaacgtttacaaacgttacgaagcaaatccaagtgtttcacctttttagcaatttaaggcaaacgtttacaaacgttaggaaacaaatccaaacgtttcacctttttagcgattttagccaaacgtttacaaatgttacgaaacaaatccaaacgtttcccctttttagcaatttaagccaaatgtttacaaatggtacgaaacaaaaccaaacgtttaaaacattacgaaacaaattcaaacgtttcacaatttcagtgatttaagccaaacgtttacaaacattacgaaaaaaaccaagcgtttcaactttttagcattttaagccaaacatttataaactttacaaaacaaatccaagcgtttaacctttttagcaatttaagccaaccgtttacaaacgctacgaaataaatccaagcgtttcacctttttagccatttaagccaaacgtttacaaaatttacgaaacaaatccaaacattttaccttttttgcgatttaagccaaacgtttacaaacgctacgaaacaaatccaaacgtttcacctttttagcgatttaagccaaacatttacaaaagctatgaaacaaatccaaaagtttcaccttttaatcaatttaagccaaacatttacaaacgttatgaaaacaatccaagcgtttcacctttttagttatttatgtcaaacgtttacaaacattacgaatggaatccaaccgtttcatcttttagcaatttaagccaaacgtttacaaacgttacgaaacaaatccaaacgttttccctttttagcgattcaagccaaacatttacaaacattacgaaacgaattcaaacatttcacctttttagcgatatacgccaaacgtttagaaacattaccaaaaaaatccaaatgtttcacctttttagaaatttaagcaaaatgttaacaaacgttacgaaataaattcaaacgtttcacctttttagcgattcatgccaaacgtttataaacgttacaaaacaaatccaaacgttttacctttttaacgatttaagccaaacatttacaaacgttaagaaataaaaccaaacgtttaaaatgttacgaaacaaatcctaacgtttcctatttttagcgatttaagccaaacctttacaaatgttacgaaacataaccgagcgtttcacctttatagcaatttaagcccaacgtttacaaacgttacaaaaaaaatccaagcgtttcaccttttaaccaatttaaaccaaacatttacaaacattctgaaacaaatccaagcgtttaacctttttagtaatttaagctaaacgtttacaaacgttacaaaacaatccaagcgtttccccattttagcaatgtaagccaaacgtttacaaacgttccgaaacaaatttaagcatttaacctttttagtaattaaagccaaacgtttacaaatgttacaaaacaatctaagcgtttcacctttttagcaatttaagacgaacatttacaaacgctacgaaacaaaaccaaacgtttcccctttttatcaatttaagcgaaacgtttacaaactttacgaaacaaatccaagcgtttcacctttttagcgatataagccaaacgcttacaaacgttaagcaataaatccaagagtttcatctattaggaatttaagccaaacgtttacaaatattaagaaacaaattcaatcgtttcacctttttagcaaattaagccaaacgtttacaaacgttccgaaacaaatctaaacgtttcacctttttagcgattgaagccaaacatttacaaacgttgcaaaacaaatccaaacattttacctttttagcgatttaagccaaacatttacaaacgttacgaaacaaatccaaatgtttcaccttttagcgatttaagccaaacgtttacaaaggttatgaaataaatccaaatgtttcactttttaagcaatttaagccaaacgtttagaaacttcacaaaaaaaaatccaagcgtttcatctttttagcaatttaagccaaacgtttacaaacgttacgaaataaatcctagtgtttcacctttttagcaatttaaggcaaacgtttacaaacgttaggaaacaaatccaaaagtttcacctagcgattttagccaaacgtttacaaatgttacaaaataaatccaaacgtttcacctttttagcgatttaagccaaatgtttacaaatgttacgaaaaaaaaccaaacgtttaaaacattacgaaacaaattcaaacgtttcacaattttagcgatttaagccaaacgtttacatatgttacaaaaaaaaaccaagcgtttaatctttttagcattttaagccaaacatttacaaacggtataaaacaaatccaaccgtttaacatttttagcaatttaagccaaacgtttataaacgttacgaaacaaatccaagtgtttcacctttttagcaatttaagccaatgtttacaaacgttacgaaataaatccaaatgtttcccctttttagcgatttaagctaaacgtttacaaacgttacgaaacaaatacaaacgtttcacctttttagcgatttaagccaaacgtttacaaaagttatgaaacaaatccaaaagtttcacctttttatcaacttaagccaaacatttacaaacgttatgaaaacaatccaagcgtttcacctttttagctatttatgccaaacgtttacaaacgttacgaaagtaatccaaccgtttcatcttttagcaatttaagccaaacgtttacaaacgttacgaaacaaatccaaacgtttccactttttagcgattcaagccaatcatttacaaacattacgaaatgaattcaaacatttcacctttttagcgatataagccaaacgtttacaaacgttatcaaacaaatccaaacgtttcaccttttttgcgatttaagccaaatgtttacaaacgttacaaaacaaatccaaacgttttacctttttaacgatttaagccaaacgtttacaaacgttaaccaaacgtttaaaacgttacgatacaaaacctaacgtttcatatttttagcgatttaagcaaaacctttactaATTTTTACGAAACacaaccaagcgtttcacctttttagcaatttaagccaaatgtttacaaacgttacgaaacaaatccaagcgtttcacctttttagcaatttaagccaaacgtttacaatcgttccaaaacaaatccaagattttaacctttttagtaattcaagccaaacttttacaaacgttacaaaacaatccaagcgtttcacctttttagcaatttaagccaaacgtttacaaatggtatgaaacaaatcgaaacgtttgacctttttagcaatttaagacaaacatttacaaacgctatgaaacaaaaccaaacgtttcccctatttagcaatttaagccaaacgtttacaaactttacgaaacaactccaaatgtttcttcatttttagtgatatgagccaaacatttaaaacgttacgaaacaaatccaaacatttcatcgttttagcgatttatgccaaatgtttacaaacgttacgtaaaaaatccaaacgtttcacctttttagcaattgaagccaaatgtttactaacgttactaaacaaatccaattgtttcacctttttagcgatttaagccaaacgtttgcaaactttacaaaacaaatccaaacgtttcccctttttagcgatttaagccaagcgtttacaaaggttataaacaaatccaaatgtttcaactttttagcaatttaagccaagcgtttacaaaggttatataacaaatccaaacgttacacctttttagcgatttaagccaaacgtttacaaacgttacaaaacaaatccaagtgtttctcctttttagcaatttacgccaaacgtttacaaacgttatgaaacaaatccaaacgtttcccccttttagcaatttatgccaaacgtttacaaacgttacaaacaaatccaaacattttgcctttttagcgatttaagccaaacatttacaaacattacaaggcaaatccaaacgtttcccctctttagcaatttaagtcaaacgtttacaaacgttacgaaacaaatccaaacgttttacctttttagcgatataagccaaactgttaaaaaaattacgaaacaaacccaaatgtttcgcctatattacgattttagcgatttaagccaaacgtttacaaacgttacaaaacaaatccaaacgtttcccatatttagcaatttaagccaaacgtttacaaacgctacgaaataagaccaatcgtttaaaactttacgaaacaaatcctaacgtttcacatttttagcgatttaagccaaactcttacaaatgttacgaaacaaaccaagcgttcaccttgttagcattttaagccgcacgtttacaaacgtttcgaaacaaatccaagtgtttcccctttttagcaatttaagccaaacgtttacaaacgttcctgtaataacccgtaaaattttaatatttaatttgtaaaatttaaatatctaattgGCGAGTTtcgtaataattttaaatggttTACGTTTTTTTGAAATTCGTGTTGGGGTGTAGTTCGTGGTTTGGTTCGTTtattggttcgatttttttaaaaaaaaagaaaaagaaaaagaaaatattaaagCCAAGGTTTTAGCACgcaaggtctcgttcgagacctggagtctcgtacgagacccttgctaaaaatgcaaaatctcaatttattaattagatGTTTCTAATaggttatataaattatatccttGGCATAATTAAATCCTTAGGGTCTTATAACCTGTTTAGTCCTTAAAGTTGAATGTTAATTTATGTAAGTAATGTTGTTTTAACTCgggaattttaatttcaaattaacatCTTTCTAACTCGACaatattagtttaaaatataaaataatattaataataataataatttaatttaattataattaaatttattattattatttctatcATTATTATTACTAGTTTAAATGGGGttggataattaaaatatttttttataaattctcgGGTGACACTTTTATCTATGGCTTTAGGTGCCaacgtgattaaattttaatatagctTCTAAATTATTTCTGTGTTTTATTATTAGGgggaaatttgatattttatttaaattaataattatgattaattattattttaattaataaattgagaTTTTGGATTAGCGGGCTAAAGGgatattttggcttaaattgttattgaattatttgagatatttgccggtgctaattaattacttgggtttcaagctattgagttctattttgataacgATTActattttagtaaatattaaattataaactgtggtttataactctggttttatggttgggtcgggttagacttgggtcgcccgacatgtggggttaatttggtagttttaagaaactcggctaccccactatttgagaaaaggattttatttattaattaaatattatttaattaatattttcggatgatttttaaatatgaactcaataggcttgatttatttacggTATTATAATTTAAGTGAGATTTGGATTATTATTTGTGTCAGTCCTActtggtgtctagtattcttagagttaggggttggagcgattttaacgtatgattt is a window of Mercurialis annua linkage group LG2, ddMerAnnu1.2, whole genome shotgun sequence DNA encoding:
- the LOC126668449 gene encoding uncharacterized protein LOC126668449 gives rise to the protein MTISASMRGQGSGGGSGRGSGRGRGDPTKPVEEQHHEEAGGPVQPLQEREAGEPPAILDNQGRAMVRPDPSRTLLLDSGPVSRATRDIFRQCWFETGSAWRFLTADQREFYFQEFQKKFWWDDSAYSEEVIRRVFMTHAATRYKDNIHKMRKMQKKHTSVNQETWEAWNAFWDTEKEKKKSETARANRMSEPAGPGSGPVRHPGGSRSAIKHMDVMAKELGRKPTATELYSRLHKTKAEKKPVDKRAQDMTDAIAERLAAATQSPTGEGITSSPVDETQIFMDIKGVNKKHRVYGLGSATSRYVGPSIRPQRGSSSRTSQQADEEVERRVQAGIQEGLRQVEQRLAAQQASMTQMIRDEIARMMPNIPPEYQPQFPPPPPDGGDTTDL